From the genome of Anopheles funestus chromosome 2RL, idAnoFuneDA-416_04, whole genome shotgun sequence:
GTTTGTGATATCGTTCAGAATTATAAACAGAACTGAttagaaacataatttaacaaatttaatttattcgctATTCTCTAATTCGCCTGTGTCCTCTTTGAATGGGCGTatctttttctctcccttgCATTTTAGGAGATGTTTCGTTAGATTGGTTTTTCTGCAAAATTTGTGCTGACATAGTTCGCAGCTAAATGGATAGATTCCGGTGTGCTTTACTTCGTGACGGACTAGGTCCGTACGATGATTAAATTCCTTTTCACATTGGCTACACTTAAAGGGCTTTACATTCGAATGTATAATCATATGGTGTTTAAGATTAACAGTGCAAACGAACGACTTATCACATTGCGGACACTGGTGCACTCGTTTGCCCGTGTGCCGCAGCTTGTGCACGTTGTAGTTATGCTTGCGTGAAAATTCATCTCCACACAGCTCACACCTAAAAGGCTTGTAGTTGTTATGCAGCAGTATGTGAGCTTTGAGGTTTCCCTTGGTTGAAAAGCGTTTTCCACAGATGTCACAGACGAACTTTTTCTTATCGTCGCTGGCGTCGGTTTGGATGTAGTTTTGATAACTTTCTGCAGTTTCACCTGTTATTGAATCTTCAGAAGCCTCATTTTTTAGTATTTGAACTTCCATGTCGATAGTTTGATCATCAGCTGAGATTggtttatcatcatcattatcaactGAGATAGGTTGATCTTCCGCATTATCATCgtcattttcgttttgctgttgttttatatttacgaGATATTCCACGTCGTACGAATCCGATTCCAATAGGTCTACCTCAGGTACCGATGTAGCAATATGATCTGACTCAGTGTGATAATTGTCGTAGTCCTCCTCGTCTGGCGATTCAAATGCTTCTTTTTCATCCATCGAAGATGCATGTGAAAGTGTATCGTTTGGCGTTTGAACAgcctggtccggtagttcaaTTGTTGCTCGTTGAACGATCGAAGTTTTATTCTGCAGCAGCAGTTTCCGCAGTTTTCTATCAGaggaaatgcatttttctCGTATTTGGTTAGCTGACACCAAAGCTTGTAGGCAACTATTGCACACCAATTGTGGCAATCCATCGTCGCTTTCGATTCGAACGTTGACACACGCTGTAATTATCGCTGCTGGTGTACAATCCGAGGGTATCATATTGcatctttcaaacaaaaaccaataatGATTCACTTCTTCCACACAAACTCGACAAATTTCGAACGAATCCATTGTGACTCTAGGCGGAATCCGTTCGTTTCCGTCCGCGTAAAGTTGActgaatgcaaacaaaaacaacttcgATGAACTGTCAATCTGCCAAGATAGAAACAAGGTGTAGCCAATgtcaaaatatattaaaacgaGATGtgctaaatgttttttttgtgaggctcatttttctgtttttttccttttagtgaatacatttttatctttCGATAATCTTTGCACTAATTTTTCGTTAGCAAAATAGCTTGCGCATTGTTGTTCAAAGCATCGACGGTCAAaggtttttgggtaattttCAAGCATTTATTCATCTTGGTTTTTGACGGACCTGTCCGCtgtcaaacagaaaaaaaacggcatcaAAATGCCAAAAAACTTGCAATGAAAAAcatggaacaaaaaatattataaaaaagcaCTTTCATGGGCTTGTTCATGTTTCCttgtgcaatattttttaatcgaATGTAACACAACTGTTAAAGAAACCTATAAACTAGTGTAAATTAGTTCAAACTGCGGTGCGCAAATTAGAATCGCCCAAAACCGAAACGGAACCGTGATTTAGAACGGCAAATAGCTTCAAAGCAGAAAGAGACAGAGGCGTTAATCCAGTGCA
Proteins encoded in this window:
- the LOC125766252 gene encoding zinc finger protein 616-like, producing MDSFEICRVCVEEVNHYWFLFERCNMIPSDCTPAAIITACVNVRIESDDGLPQLVCNSCLQALVSANQIREKCISSDRKLRKLLLQNKTSIVQRATIELPDQAVQTPNDTLSHASSMDEKEAFESPDEEDYDNYHTESDHIATSVPEVDLLESDSYDVEYLVNIKQQQNENDDDNAEDQPISVDNDDDKPISADDQTIDMEVQILKNEASEDSITGETAESYQNYIQTDASDDKKKFVCDICGKRFSTKGNLKAHILLHNNYKPFRCELCGDEFSRKHNYNVHKLRHTGKRVHQCPQCDKSFVCTVNLKHHMIIHSNVKPFKCSQCEKEFNHRTDLVRHEVKHTGIYPFSCELCQHKFCRKTNLTKHLLKCKGEKKIRPFKEDTGELENSE